Within the Nicotiana tabacum cultivar K326 chromosome 11, ASM71507v2, whole genome shotgun sequence genome, the region ggaggggcatcgagttagatccaacgaaaataaagtctattcgggatttgcctcctccgaaaaccaagaaagaggttatgagcctTATaagaaggttgaattacatcagccgattcattgctcagttgacttccatatgtgagcccatcttcaagctgttgaagaaagatgcagcAATTAAATGGATAGACGAGTGTCAATaggcctttgacaaaatcaaagaatatctgtaaAATCCGCCGGTCTTAGTTCCACCCGAACATGGAAGacctttgtttttgtatttgacagtcttggagaattctttcgGCTGTATCCttgggcaacatgatgtgactgGGAAGAAAGAGCAGGAAATCTACTATTTGAGTAAAAAGTTCACAAGCTATGAAGCTAAATATACCTTGTTGGAAAGGACTTCCTGCGCCTTAACTTGGGTCGCCCAAaagcttaggcattacttgttggcctacactacttacctcatcacCAGGCTgtatcctttaaagtacatattccagaagccgATGCCCACAaagaggttagcaaaatggcagatcttgctcactgaatttgacatagtccatgtcacccgcacgacaatgaaagctcAGGCTCTAGCAGATCACCTAACTGAAAACCCTGTTGATGATGAATATCAGCCCTTGAATGCTTACTTCCCGGACGAGGAGGTGAATTCAGTTGGGGTAATATCAGAAGACACCAAtttttggaaaatgttcttcgatggagctgtgaACGCAAAAAGTGTCGGGATTgaggcaattttgatctcacccactggtcaacaCTATCCAGCTACAGCTCAGCTTCGGTTTTCCTACACAAACAACATTGCCGAGTATGATGcatgcattatgggtatgaatatgGCAATCGACCAATATGTTGAAGAACTATtgatcatgggagattcggacTTGATTATCCAACAagctcagggtgaatgggaaacccaagatgtcaagcttattccatacaggcAACATGTGGAGGATCTTAGTAAACGGTTCAAGTcagtcgagttcaggtacattcctcgttTTCACAATGAGTTGGCCAATGCACTCActactttggcgtcgatgttgcCCTATCCAGGCAATCTCCACATTGACccattggaaatccaaatccgagaaaggCATGGTTACTTCAATACAGTTGAGGCAGAACCGGATTTTCAGCCATGGTATCCTGATATCAAGagatttctgaaaactaaagaatatcctgaccaagccagtggagaccaaaagagaactattagatgacttgcaagtggtttcttcttgagcggtAAGGTCTTATACAAAATGACTCCagatctcaacttgttaagatgtgttgacgccgatgAGGCCAgaagaatcatgtatgaagtgcacgcaggagtgtgtggaccccacatgaacgagtatgttttggcaaagaagatccttcgagcaggctattattggatgactatggaaaaggattgcttcagttttttccaaaaatgtcatcagtgtcaggtgcacggtggtCTGATCCATGCACCACCTACATAACtgcatcctatgtcagcaccttggccatttgttgcctggggtatAGACGTCATTgggccgatcgagccaaaaacctCAAATGGACATAGGTTCATATTGGtcgccatcgactacttcacaaagtgggttgaagcaattacTCTCAAATATGTCACTAAGAAAGCGGTGGTAGACTTCGTGCACTCCAATATCATatgtcgttttggtattcctgcaactataatTACGGATAATGCTGCgaacttgaatagtcatttgatgagggagatatgcgAACAATTCAAGATCACGCATCAGAACTCCACCCCTTATCTGCCCAAAGCTAATGGTGCCGTTGAAGcaacaaacaagaacatcaagaagattcttagaaagatgatccaaagttccaggcaatggcatgaaaagttgtcgtttgcattattgggataccacaCAACTGTGCGCACATCAGTCGGAGCAACcccgtatcttttggtttatggcactgaagtcgTAATACCCGCCgaggttgaaattccatcccttcgaatcattgttgaagctgaaattgaggATAGTGAgcgggtcaaaacccgtctagaacaatTAACtctgatcgatgaaaagcgaatggccgtagtctgccacgggcagttgtatcaacaaagaatggcccgtgcctacaacaagaaagtgcggcctagaaactTTAAAGTGGGGCAATTCGTTTTGAGGCGTATTCTCCCTCACccccaggaagcaaaaggaaagttcgctccTAATTGGAAGGGCCCATACATTATCAAAAAATTATTGTCAAAAGGGGCCTTATACCTGGGAGACATCGAAGGGAATGACCCGAAACAGttgtaaatgcagatgcagtcaaaaggtattatgtctaATCTTACTGCAGCAACAACattatccgattgggatgacAAAGACTTTCATTCTCGttaccccaaacactccaatcctttGATAACCCTTTGAGCtggttacctttctttcattaccctctttggaactggAAAACGTTtgtaaaaaagagaaaaaaacaaaacaaaatagaaaaataaaagaaagtcaaAAACAAAGTTctctgaactacgttcgacttgattccgaaaggatacataggaagcctctctctggggttcagtcacaccaaaacaaaaatccaatttctccCAAAAATGAAATTGGGGCAGATATTATAATTGGTTAGGTGATAATCCCGcttgaatggttccaaagttgtaatttgatCCAGATTCTTTTTACCTAAACCTTGTTCAAAGTCCTTCCAATCAATCAGTGAAAGGTGTTCAAATCGAAGAAAGCAGTTGtttggatccgatgcaatcaagatgagagaaataaaatgagagtcttattggtgaaaacccaagGGCACCTTAAGCGATGGTGAGCAGAGAAACTGAAAAATTAGAGAgacttgttagtgaaaactcgcaaagagcactataaggcgatagtgagaagagaaatgagagaggtcgattggtgaaaacccgcaaagggcgtcgTTGATCGAAAAGAGAGAATCCTTTGCAACCATTAGCactgaaagagtcctggcaaggtttcttgattttaaaatacGGTTCATCATGGGTTTATGAAAGATGGATAGTTACACGGATCGGGTATCCAATCCAAgaatgtcatgtctattgaagtctgtatgcactccagataagttcttcttcCCCTCTCCGAAAAGGACACTTCTCTTTAAATTCATTTTCCCTGTCCTTtgcttatttttctttgaatcccttttggtttGATTTTTCTCTGAAAGCTAATAtaaagaaaagatggcaagattggtttATAGGTTTCTGCTTAACAAAAGCCAAATCTAAAGaaaagcacccagcctcagcgggagcatcaagtcgatcccgactggccatgatggccgatgctctgaagtcaaaattattgaaaatgaaagaaatccaaagtcaaatACCCATAGAGGCAGAATAAGATAAAAGGTCCAAAGCCCCACACGGGTGAACCGTcatgtgaaattttggaaagttgagTTCCTCGGTTGTAGAAGAAAGATCAATCTTCAGAAAGCCAACAAGCAATAGAGGTTCTCGCCAAAGAgatgggccgagatcaagtgatcaaaataatcaaggccacaaaaccaaccaccgtttcaaactaacaattgttctttacTTGAAAACTTGAAGCAGGTGCAACCCAaaacaaccgtgcaagaagcaggagCAACCAAAAAAGAAATGCGCAAGTGTTAGAAACAACTTTGCAGCAACGATCCATAAAGAGGGAAGTTCCCTCcgaaattctttcctgcattcattcattttattaaaaaaaagaaagaagaaaggagaaaacaaaataaaaaagagataagaagaaaaattcaaaaaaaaatggtaGCTTAGGATCCCCAATCTCAATTTTTACGCTTTgccaacgtagggtctccactccctagttgagattattttagacataggatctccacttcctagtcgctttttgccaacatagggtctccactccctagttgagattattttagacatagggtctccactccctagtcgccttttgccaacatagggtctccactccctagttgagtttattttagacatagggtctccactccctagtcgccttttgccaacatagggtctctccctagtcgccttttgccaacatagggtctctccctagtcgccttttgccaacatagggtctccactccgtagttgagtttattttagacatagggtctccattccctagtctccttttgccaacatagggtctctaatccctagttgagattattttagacatagggtctccactccctagtcgccttttgccaacatagggtctccactccctagttgacattattttagacatagggtctccactccctagttgagattattttagacatagggtctccactccttagtagCCTTTTgttaacatagggtctccactccctagttgagattattttggacaagggtctccattccctagtcgccctttgccaacacagggtctccactccctagttgagattaggGCTCCACTTACCAATTCCTTTTTCtcaggatacacaatcctgattttattgctttcaataaaaatTAGTTTATATTtcgttacaataactcacgaaattttcctagtgaaaattggggcagaaaaatttcgttcgtttgtttgttttggtgcctgAACAGGTTTTTTACCATGAGGCAcgaggtttgagatgaccaaaagaagaagtctcaacccaaataaaagaaaagaagtaataaaaaaagaagttgaactctgagtgtagaagcggagaaaagatgcagATTGCTCAAGCTAtggttgaagtcacaagcttcatatgtcccgccttgatccgaaagctgaagaagaatgaatcAGCGATTGCAGctgacgagcatcaagattcagattagAGTCCGCACGAAGAatcaaccaagactcaagatcaagcttagaagacttataaataggaatcttataactcgtagttgataggattaactagtttagctttttatcttttattttggtgtagtaaggagctcagcaagcagaaacaacagcaacagcagtgaaatcacagttttccggtagtcccagctaccaaaacttccagaactacactgacctgcttcctttatagccaaggatatgtaggcaacctctaaagcaaggttcggtcaggctctttcaaaaatgcttctcatggagtctcaaacgggcaaaaatccctcataattgctcattttatctttgcacgaaaacccatcgtgttttcgagcaaagaggggcagctgtgagcatgtgatttttgccctatataaaatactcctataaaaatcaagaaaatagattttttcttaattatttgacatttttaggaattttttttgtagatttttattaattgtttgcatttctatgcatgtttaattttatttttaaatcatgaaaaataccaaaatatcatgcattgcatttaggatttgtttttatatttttttaggattaatcagtaattatttgctttataaaaatttgaaaatcacaaaaatagctcatttttacatttttttcttttaattttagtttattcatttttctcttttaatttaaatttaagtgatgtttataattttttataattagttaattatttcaatttcatatttttagataatttaggatttttaatcattaggatttttaattaaaaaataagaagaaaagaaaaggaatcttgaaataaaagaaagaattgaataGGGATTTATTTTTGTGAAATTGGGCCAATTTCTATACATATAGTCCAACCCAAGTCCGGTCCCAAACCCTTTTGACCCAAGCCCAAACCCTGCAAACCCGGTCTGACTCACCTTCGCCCAAAACGATGTAGTTGCActtcaaaactacgtcgtttcactcATTCCCTCCCCCCATTAAACGACCAAACGTATCCATGTCTTCATTTAATCCCTTTAGGTTAAACCTAATCCCATTTTTCTCTCAACGCCATAGCTCCGCCGCCCGGAAATTGCCCCACGGCAGCGGAGCACCTCcaaatgcctccaaatcttaaccCTACAACCTCCGCCATCTCCTCGTCCTTGTCCCACCATCGATTTCCCCAAAAGATCACCCAATCCTTCCGAATTAtagatccaaaaattaaaaatccaaacttttttctttttccaaagcTTTTCGGATTAAACCTTCAATCCATAGTAAATACCTCGTGAATTCCCCAGTTTCTTCAACAAGATAACTTTGTTTGAATATCAAAAAATCCCTTTCTCATGGATTTGTTCAAATTTTGGGAAATTAGCTTTTAACCGCTTCAATTTCTTCGAGCCTCTACTTCGCTTCTTTTTGGCAAACGATGAGGATTGCTACATGAATCATTAGCCATGAACGAAAATTCGCTAATATTCGTGTTGCAATTCTCACCGTTTGGTCGAGATTTTGGTTCACCAGAGTTCGAATTGGAGTCGTCATTGTTCTCGAATATTCTAAGGCTTAATTGCTATACCCCCTTTTCCCTTTTTCTATAAGTTCAATTACTAGTCAATAGCTCAAATCTCTTCTCCCTTTTCTGTTAATTCTGTAGGTTAAATTAGAGTTTTGGGCATTTTGTTAATTAATCGTTGATTTAGCTTTAGTTTTCACTTTTTTCTTTCAATATGTTCTTGTGAGAAGTTTTGACTACCGTTTGATTTAAAACGGGGTTTGAAAGATTAATTTTGGAGACCTTAAGGGTTTGATTGGGATTTAATTCAGGGGGTCCAAAGCTGGTTTGGCCTGATAGGTTCTAGGAAGGTTCCGGGAGGGGCTATTAGGTAATCAAACCACCAGAGTTTGGGTCAAATAGGTAAAATTACAATATTCAGTGATTGGAAGGTTAAAATTGGGATTTGTATGGGGTGAATATCAAAATGTTCTGGATTGTGTACAGTTGTCCttatccttgtgatgaaaatacTGATTGGGTGAGAAAATGATGGACAGCTGTAAAAAAGGGGCTGTACTATTCTGAATTTTCAAAATTTAGGGTAGGATATTCCTTTTGGATGCCATTTTTGGATACCATATATATAGAAAGCACTCACTCACATAAAAAAGGGATCAACCTCTCTTTCAGCACAAAaggctttaaaagaagaaatacatgatcaaaataaaaaaaaggcaTAATAGATTGAGCTATTATCATGACTAGTCCTTTCTTCTGttgattttttaaaagaaacttgGAAGAAATCTTTTCTTTGAAATTTCTGGTTCAAGTTTGGGTCTATTTGAAGCTGTTAGTGCTGTTGTTGGGCTGTCATCTCTCATTCATTGCTGAAATCCTTGCTTTCTTTGTTCTTTGCTGTTATCCAGGTATTCTCATCAGCCTCGAAGAGACAAAAATGGAAATGTAgcctttgttttcttttttggaaTATGAACTCAGATCCTCCCTCTTCTTTTCTCTATTTGCTTTTTCTTTCTGTTGTTCTTCCTTTTCTGGATTCAAGTTCCTTTCTCAAGTTGTGATTAAATGTTGTTGGTATGGTTGTACTACTCTATGATGCATGTAAGGTTTGAGTGTTAACGTGTAGGCTAGTGTAAGGACTTCATGAATGGTATAATGGTAGGAAGTTTTGAATCGATTTATCTTGAGTATGTTTGTGTTTATCAAATGACCTTACTTGCTGATTGTTATTGTGAATTGGTTTGAATACTTGGTTGATTTAATATCTAAACATGTATAATTCTGAGTTTAAATCGTGTGCTTCTAAGTCTAAATGTTGTCACTGTTGATTATATGGTGTTATAAATGGCTAAATCTAGATACATGTGTGACAACTTCAAGCAtgttaagtttttttttctttctttttctagaaACTGTCGGAGAAGTGCAGCTCAAAATGCTGAGCATAACGCCATGTTTTGGCAAATTTGACCATTAATTGGTCCGATTAGCAAAGTTGAGATTAATAGTGGAGTAAGAGCATGTTTGATAGATTCAGGAGCAGCTTAGACTTTATTTccattttaaattgtttacttgtTGGATATTATATTGCTGTAATTAAATGATCATTTGTTCCTCATGAATATTTGAATGCATTGGTGTaaagcttttattttatttattgtatgAGTTTTTTGGTTCAGACATTAACTTGGCAAATTATACCCTCAACGTTTGGGCTGGGATCAAAGCCAGGCCAGTTCATTAAGGCCCAAATTTGGACTTTTAGAGTCCATAAGCCTGCATTCGATTGAACATGAATTGCAACATGCCTCGTCACTTATACATGCAGACTGTGTTGGGCATTTGGGCTGTCCTTTAGCCCTTTTTCGTTTTCATTATAATCCATTGGCTGAGattaatttcatttttattcaatcaACGTGTGGTATCTCCTTGACCCATTCATTGTCAAAATCGTGAacttaggaaaaaataattaatcatGAGTAACTGTAGTTTGATTTTAGACGCGCAATTAAATTATTACAACTACGGATACGACTCCCGTGACGTGGTTGTGATAACTagttttaatttagtttaaaattggaatacctttagtttgcctttaaaatatttataatttttttttcaaaataactTGAGGTGTGCCATGCTTTAAATCTATAAcacatggccctcacaaatttagattaaataaTTTGGGGTGTGCCATACAcaaataaaattctttaaattatgGCCCTCATAACCTTAATTAAAATTTGtgaatttgaggtgtgccatgatAAACAAAACCCCTAAGTCCATGGCCCTCGTATAATTAGTAATAACTCTTTAAGATCGAGGTATGCCATTATTAAATTTTCCATGGCCATCGCAAACCTCTTATTAATTTGAaccatcgtagtttgctttaggcccgatttagattagtattgcgaTTATATATATACGATCGCTTAATATGATTGCAAATTTAACTCTAAAAAggctcgagggatgcgttcgcgcaacttcaaccaaactttcttaataaatcaACAAGAGCATTATTAATCGtggacacgttcgtgtgacatgattTGACGCGCCAAGCGAAATGAGTACGCGtgactcaattctttaattacgaataatcaagcaattaaaagcggtaaaaagttaaatgcacataggttttaaaataagtaattagacaacttaagccaagtataaattgctaagcgaccgtgttagaaccacggaatccgtgaatgcctaataccttctcccgggttaacagaattccttatctagaatttctggtttgcagacttccaaaggaaagtcgaaatttcttcgatttgggatttaaaataaaccggtgacttggaacaccaattaaaatattccaagtggcgactctaaaaattaaataaataatcccatttcaaattatgtcactttaattggaaaaactcccatataccTTTCGGGGCGTAGAAAATAGAGGTGTGACAACTATTCTAGAGCAGGTGGAAGAGCATGCACTAGCTGTGGAGACAGAGCTCCTTAATATAACACAGGAGCTGGTCAAAAATATTCcaactaagaagaaaaagaaattcaAGTCCAACCCCCGAAGACTTATCTGATGTGGAATGGCTCGAAGGTTACTCAGGGGAGAGAACCTTTCCTACCCTTAACCTTAGGCCGGTGAAAAATAAAGGGGGAGAAGAACGAGTGCAAACTCAACACTGCAATTCTCATTGAGGTCTATATGCTTACACCAATGAAATCACCAACACAAGAGGCAATGAGGTCGAATGGTCAAAGGGAACAACACATGAGACGTCAAGCTGAGGACACAGACATGATACTAGAAACGCAAGGCGGTGAATCACAAATGCTGGATGAGATAGAGGCAGATGATGAAAACTTGCGAAGGCCACATAAGGTCCTTGCCTTTTAGGATAATACAGAAATAATGTCAAGTGTTCAGGATATAATAACTAAATTCAACAACCTCTCACCAAGAAGTACTCAGGCCCAAGATGGAGCTAAGGGCTGGCCATCACCAAGATCaatcaaaaataacaaaacaggAACAAAAGCTTCCACCCTTAATGTTTCTCATGATTAACACAATTTCAGGGAATATAAGGGCATAAAGTCCAAACAAGCTTTTGAGAGGCTTAAATCTCTAAAAACACAATACAAATTACCCTTTATTGCCTTACAAGAACCCATGGTCAGGTCTTCAAAAATAGAAAGATACAGATATCGGTTGGGTATGCAACACTACTACCACAATTGTAACAA harbors:
- the LOC142165759 gene encoding uncharacterized protein LOC142165759 gives rise to the protein MKAQALADHLTENPVDDEYQPLNAYFPDEEVNSVGVISEDTNFWKMFFDGAVNAKSVGIEAILISPTGQHYPATAQLRFSYTNNIAEYDACIMGMNMAIDQYVEELLIMGDSDLIIQQAQGEWETQDVKLIPYRQHVEDLSKRFKSVEFRYIPRFHNELANALTTLASMLPYPGNLHIDPLEIQIRERHGYFNTVEAEPDFQPWLN